In Syntrophales bacterium, the following are encoded in one genomic region:
- a CDS encoding 3'-5' exonuclease codes for MTTPRNNIKVAVASDFLTAFSGIPRKQQAKVLDFVNKFRSDPTLPGINYEKIQKAKDPNLRSVRIDQSYRGIVLKPKTGNVYVLLWVDHHDKAYEWAENKVYKIHPETGSLQVIDVEDAKTAQESHGETFKPAEGTLFADIHNRHLIRLGVPETLIPLVRGLNTEEELDKIAEYLPEEAYESLFFIASGFSLEEVLREIEAAEVEKTVDTNDYEKALDNPDSKRRFFMVEEDLELAAILNAPLEKWRVFLHPSQRKLVERQWNGPVRVLGGAGTGKTVAAMHRAKWLAQNIFTGENDRILFTTFTRNLAADIKDNLNKICSEKTMRRIDVVNLDRWVSDFLKRNSYNYDIDYGRRTAPLWDKALNMKPANLDLPDSFYREEWERVIQPQGITSIAEYMKASRLGRGIRLNRKIREAIWSVFEEYRILLNEHGLKEADDAMRDARLLLETKGSILPYRAVIVDEAQDMGVQAFKLIRQMVPDTAKNDIFIVGDAHQRIYRHKVVLSRCGVNIRGRGRKLRINYRTTEETRKWAVKLIEGINFDDLDGGMDDHKGYKSLLKGIFPEIRHFESFKDEVEFIIRRLQQIEAERGSLAEVCLVARNNDLLKQYQSAIGESGIETYLIRRSEAEDRRAQGLRLATMHRIKGLEFDRVIIAGVNDGIIPYEGTGSDTSDPVVQRESDIRERALLYVSATRAKKEVVVTSFGKASKFLDDLR; via the coding sequence ATGACTACTCCAAGAAACAATATTAAAGTTGCTGTTGCATCAGATTTCCTAACTGCTTTTTCCGGTATACCCAGAAAGCAGCAGGCAAAGGTTTTGGACTTTGTTAATAAGTTCCGGTCAGATCCGACCCTGCCTGGCATAAATTACGAGAAGATTCAGAAAGCAAAGGATCCGAACCTGCGCTCTGTGCGCATTGATCAGTCTTACAGGGGCATTGTTCTAAAGCCGAAAACCGGCAACGTTTATGTTCTTCTCTGGGTAGATCATCACGATAAGGCATACGAATGGGCCGAAAACAAAGTTTACAAGATCCATCCCGAAACGGGCAGCCTCCAGGTAATCGACGTTGAAGATGCAAAGACTGCACAGGAATCACATGGCGAGACTTTTAAACCGGCCGAGGGTACTTTATTCGCTGATATCCACAATCGGCATTTAATACGCCTGGGTGTGCCGGAAACATTAATTCCTCTCGTTCGTGGACTCAACACTGAGGAAGAACTTGACAAAATCGCTGAATATCTGCCCGAAGAAGCATACGAATCATTATTTTTTATTGCGTCAGGATTTTCTCTTGAGGAAGTCCTCCGAGAAATAGAAGCGGCGGAAGTAGAGAAAACAGTCGATACAAACGATTACGAGAAGGCCCTGGACAACCCCGACTCCAAACGCCGTTTCTTTATGGTGGAAGAGGATCTGGAACTGGCGGCTATCCTGAATGCCCCTCTCGAAAAATGGCGGGTCTTCCTCCATCCCTCCCAGCGGAAATTAGTAGAACGTCAGTGGAATGGTCCCGTGCGGGTGCTTGGCGGCGCCGGTACAGGCAAGACCGTGGCTGCTATGCATCGTGCCAAGTGGCTGGCGCAGAACATATTCACTGGTGAGAACGACCGTATTTTGTTTACGACATTCACCCGTAACCTTGCTGCCGATATAAAGGACAATCTGAATAAAATATGTAGCGAGAAGACTATGCGTCGAATCGACGTTGTCAATCTTGACAGGTGGGTATCCGACTTCCTGAAGCGCAATAGCTATAACTATGATATCGATTACGGACGACGTACAGCTCCCCTGTGGGATAAAGCCTTGAATATGAAACCTGCCAATCTCGATCTGCCTGATTCTTTTTACAGGGAGGAATGGGAACGGGTGATTCAGCCTCAGGGCATAACGTCAATCGCCGAATATATGAAAGCATCTCGCCTGGGTCGTGGGATTCGGCTGAACCGCAAAATCAGGGAGGCTATATGGTCAGTGTTCGAGGAATACAGAATATTGCTTAATGAACATGGTCTGAAAGAGGCAGATGATGCCATGCGGGATGCAAGGCTTTTGCTCGAAACAAAGGGAAGCATACTGCCTTATCGGGCTGTCATTGTCGATGAAGCTCAGGACATGGGAGTACAGGCATTCAAGTTGATAAGGCAAATGGTCCCTGATACCGCTAAAAACGATATCTTTATCGTTGGTGATGCGCATCAACGTATCTACCGGCATAAAGTTGTGCTTAGCCGGTGCGGCGTTAACATTCGCGGTCGAGGCAGAAAGCTACGGATTAATTACCGCACAACGGAGGAGACCCGCAAATGGGCTGTTAAGTTGATTGAGGGTATTAATTTCGATGATCTGGATGGCGGCATGGATGATCATAAAGGGTATAAGTCGCTGCTGAAAGGTATCTTTCCCGAAATCCGGCATTTTGAGTCATTCAAGGACGAAGTTGAATTTATCATACGGCGCCTTCAGCAGATTGAAGCTGAGAGAGGTTCCTTGGCTGAAGTGTGTCTGGTAGCGCGTAACAATGATCTTCTGAAGCAATATCAGAGCGCAATCGGAGAAAGTGGCATCGAAACTTACCTGATCAGACGAAGCGAGGCCGAAGACAGAAGAGCTCAAGGCCTTCGTCTGGCAACAATGCACCGTATCAAGGGGCTTGAATTTGATCGGGTTATCATAGCCGGTGTAAATGACGGGATAATACCCTATGAAGGGACAGGAAGCGACACATCAGATCCTGTTGTCCAGAGGGAATCAGATATACGCGAAAGAGCACTGCTTTATGTGTCGGCTACGCGGGCAAAAAAGGAAGTGGTTGTGACAAGTTTTGGAAAGGCGAGTAAGTTTTTGGATGATCTCAGATAG
- a CDS encoding type II toxin-antitoxin system PemK/MazF family toxin, translating to MVIRNGSIYWVDFSPGKGSEPTGRRPGLVIQNDVLNDSKLNTVIMLAITSTLKFGELQGNVVLQKDEANMPKRCVVNVTQIKAVDKKSLREKIGTLSDKRMAEVYQGIKLVMNIP from the coding sequence ATGGTAATACGAAACGGTTCTATTTACTGGGTTGATTTTTCGCCGGGAAAGGGTTCGGAACCGACGGGCAGACGGCCGGGTCTTGTCATTCAAAATGATGTTTTAAATGATAGTAAGCTCAATACAGTTATTATGCTTGCGATTACCTCAACGCTTAAATTCGGGGAGCTGCAGGGAAACGTCGTTTTGCAAAAAGATGAGGCAAATATGCCTAAAAGGTGTGTGGTGAATGTCACCCAGATAAAGGCGGTAGATAAAAAAAGTTTAAGGGAAAAAATCGGGACTCTTTCAGACAAAAGGATGGCCGAAGTGTACCAAGGCATAAAACTTGTCATGAATATCCCCTGA
- a CDS encoding PD-(D/E)XK nuclease family protein, whose amino-acid sequence MDLLSELQGLSGENLCSATLRLLLIRSQDLRERLINLISRENRMGPIMIGSHFSCTLEEPTEDSGRWGRLDLFLEMSDAVVGIENKLYASFQEGQPHKYLNTVSQRAKALATIRGKHYQGLVAVLAPNSRYTEIEAVIGKDEGLLALTWEEILDDFSHSAESLDSETKVLLHALDSYIRQQISLFPEWARWTPHLRRSFDRGGTPLQRTVVGKVWQFFPDAGGRLSSGATWCGYYFTDRSLGAKGWYGFVPKEEVVHGAKNEVEFIVAVSFDVQFPENVFREIQLKAGPGFIGASEIHSWAIELDDSWSQPDSWRHHLQPLSDAYERIRNAPIEKSG is encoded by the coding sequence ATGGATTTGTTGTCGGAATTGCAGGGATTGTCAGGGGAGAATCTGTGTTCGGCCACGCTTCGTCTCTTGTTGATTCGCTCCCAGGACTTACGCGAGCGCCTTATCAATTTGATATCCCGTGAAAATCGCATGGGTCCAATCATGATAGGCAGTCACTTCTCCTGTACCCTCGAAGAACCCACAGAAGACTCTGGTCGTTGGGGGCGTTTAGATCTGTTTTTGGAAATGAGCGATGCAGTAGTAGGAATTGAGAACAAGCTATACGCTAGTTTTCAAGAGGGCCAACCACACAAGTACCTTAATACGGTGTCGCAACGAGCAAAGGCATTGGCAACAATTAGGGGAAAGCACTATCAAGGGCTTGTTGCAGTCTTGGCTCCAAATAGCCGGTACACTGAAATAGAAGCGGTGATTGGTAAGGATGAAGGTCTATTGGCGCTTACCTGGGAAGAGATCCTGGATGACTTCTCCCACTCTGCCGAAAGTCTGGATTCGGAGACAAAGGTACTACTTCATGCTTTGGATTCCTATATCCGGCAACAGATATCTCTTTTTCCAGAATGGGCGCGATGGACACCACACCTTCGTCGAAGTTTCGACCGTGGAGGTACACCTCTTCAAAGGACGGTTGTAGGCAAGGTCTGGCAGTTCTTCCCCGATGCTGGGGGGCGCCTAAGTTCTGGAGCAACTTGGTGTGGGTACTATTTCACAGATCGTTCCCTGGGTGCAAAGGGATGGTACGGCTTCGTTCCCAAGGAGGAAGTTGTTCATGGCGCGAAGAATGAGGTTGAGTTCATTGTCGCGGTTTCTTTCGATGTGCAATTCCCCGAGAACGTTTTCCGAGAGATTCAGCTGAAGGCAGGGCCAGGTTTTATCGGAGCAAGTGAAATCCATAGCTGGGCTATCGAACTGGACGATTCATGGTCTCAACCGGATTCTTGGAGGCATCATCTTCAGCCGCTCTCTGATGCTTACGAACGCATTCGTAATGCTCCTATAGAGAAGAGCGGCTAA
- a CDS encoding ribbon-helix-helix domain-containing protein, which translates to MNTQKVAITVPADLIAMIDTITKQHGISRSKFISMVLREKLLDERNRHLKSVYDRVFSDNAIRKEQIETATWFEGSGSKEGQEW; encoded by the coding sequence ATGAATACTCAAAAGGTTGCCATTACAGTTCCGGCCGATCTGATAGCAATGATTGACACTATCACCAAACAACACGGAATATCGAGAAGCAAGTTTATTTCTATGGTACTCAGGGAAAAGTTATTAGATGAAAGAAATCGACATTTAAAAAGTGTATATGATCGAGTTTTTTCAGATAATGCAATAAGGAAGGAACAAATCGAGACAGCCACGTGGTTTGAAGGGTCAGGCAGCAAAGAGGGACAGGAATGGTAA
- a CDS encoding DUF2971 domain-containing protein translates to MNLLSELMKAFSEQYSGTVYHYTSAEGVAGIISNHEIWMSNTAFMNDTTELRTLQDDRSILKDSDFTNEHVKLAWHNMQHRRSFDTNYYMASFSRANDLLEQWRAYGSYCIGFDSKKLRMRKGVSLYRCLYTAKDISKWILIREGKEGWWNTLEKNEKELLAFSLIYIASMKYKNTHFKNEKEIRLIAISNHNWVYDNSPTMYENDLPIHVRRHPVYGFPVPYVKFFIEQDSTGYVRKVKENEMEMKARKLKEEGIEGRKLLPIKEVIVGPVAYQKEAKAACEILLAEKGYKNVKVSVSSIPYRGL, encoded by the coding sequence ATGAATCTGCTGAGCGAGCTAATGAAAGCATTCTCTGAACAATATAGCGGTACGGTTTACCATTATACATCCGCTGAGGGGGTTGCTGGCATTATAAGCAATCATGAAATATGGATGTCCAACACCGCTTTCATGAACGACACTACAGAACTAAGAACGCTTCAGGATGATCGATCTATACTCAAAGATAGTGATTTTACGAATGAGCACGTGAAGCTTGCGTGGCACAATATGCAACATAGACGATCTTTCGATACCAACTATTATATGGCCTCATTCAGCAGGGCGAATGACCTGCTTGAACAATGGCGGGCTTATGGTAGTTACTGTATAGGATTCGACTCAAAAAAACTCCGCATGAGAAAAGGAGTCTCTCTTTATCGTTGCCTGTACACAGCAAAGGATATTAGTAAATGGATATTGATTAGGGAAGGTAAAGAAGGATGGTGGAATACTTTGGAAAAAAACGAGAAGGAGTTACTGGCCTTCAGCTTGATTTATATAGCTTCCATGAAATACAAGAACACACATTTTAAAAATGAGAAAGAAATCAGATTGATCGCCATATCAAACCACAACTGGGTTTATGATAATAGTCCAACAATGTACGAAAACGACCTTCCAATCCATGTCAGACGACACCCCGTATATGGATTCCCAGTCCCGTACGTTAAGTTCTTCATTGAACAGGACAGTACAGGTTACGTAAGAAAAGTGAAAGAAAACGAAATGGAGATGAAGGCAAGAAAGTTAAAAGAAGAAGGCATTGAAGGAAGAAAGCTATTGCCCATTAAGGAAGTCATCGTCGGTCCAGTAGCGTATCAAAAGGAGGCGAAGGCCGCATGTGAAATTCTCTTGGCTGAAAAAGGGTACAAGAATGTAAAAGTGAGCGTCTCAAGTATTCCGTATCGTGGGCTTTGA
- a CDS encoding ATP-binding protein produces MYRYKIEKITFNDGLEFSPGPLSVIVGPNNSGKSRALKDIQAITTTSEFPTIVVKDVFYPLPSSFQELKEEYNITPYQDEQGKQRLRTLKSNMVGPHDVVFGNSIDEKYSEMLQYNDQRKRSTFSQWFGNFLITYLGTEDRLHIIRRSPSGDVGRQVDTLLQAFYREGKDLENILRKIIRETFKIDIKLDYSGLSNLLFRIGDSFDEIPLDPRDARPLLEGYKSFDDQGDGIKSFVATILAVMVGQRPVLLIDEPGAFLHPPQAMRLGELIAEHTREDRQTIIATHSSDILRGIINKRQDVSIIRIDRNKNQNKIYPLDADDMKKIANNPLLSSARVLEGLFYKGVVAVEADSDSTFYQRVSRAVRPSDEIHYTHAHNKQTVHKILEPYEKLGINFVAIIDFDILRVKDEFKTLLNKVRVPDDEIKTLLEIQADIVKEVESLDKSEQLKNIAASLKKLKEICLTEDSQKEPEKAILKIRSDLKKIRDNASPWSKYKAKGYSALTSGLIIKYEKLNTICRKYGLFIVPVGELESWLIPYGVQRTSNKAKWIVDALEKLPSIIPQENEDLFKFIIEVHDYLINED; encoded by the coding sequence ATGTACAGATATAAAATTGAGAAAATAACATTTAATGATGGACTAGAGTTTTCCCCAGGTCCACTTTCAGTCATTGTGGGGCCTAACAATAGCGGTAAAAGTAGAGCGCTCAAAGACATACAAGCTATCACAACAACAAGCGAATTTCCCACAATAGTTGTGAAAGATGTTTTTTATCCACTCCCCTCATCCTTTCAGGAGTTAAAAGAAGAATATAATATTACTCCATATCAAGATGAACAAGGTAAACAACGCTTACGAACATTAAAATCAAATATGGTAGGCCCTCATGATGTGGTGTTTGGAAATTCTATAGATGAAAAATATTCAGAAATGTTGCAATATAATGATCAACGGAAAAGGAGTACTTTTTCACAATGGTTTGGTAATTTTTTGATAACTTATCTTGGAACTGAAGACAGGCTCCATATAATTCGTAGATCGCCAAGTGGAGATGTCGGAAGACAAGTTGATACGTTACTTCAGGCTTTTTATAGAGAGGGAAAAGACTTAGAGAATATTTTAAGAAAAATTATCAGAGAGACATTCAAAATAGATATCAAACTCGATTATAGTGGATTGAGCAACCTGTTATTTAGAATAGGAGACAGTTTTGATGAAATCCCACTTGACCCTCGCGATGCAAGACCCCTCTTGGAGGGTTATAAATCATTTGATGATCAGGGGGATGGTATAAAAAGCTTTGTAGCTACCATTTTAGCAGTTATGGTAGGTCAAAGACCCGTTCTTTTAATTGATGAACCAGGCGCATTTCTGCACCCCCCCCAAGCAATGAGGCTTGGAGAATTGATAGCTGAACATACAAGAGAGGATCGTCAAACAATAATTGCAACACACAGTTCTGATATCCTGAGAGGAATTATTAATAAGCGCCAAGATGTAAGTATAATTAGAATTGACAGGAATAAAAATCAAAATAAAATATATCCGCTTGATGCGGATGACATGAAAAAGATAGCCAATAATCCGTTACTAAGCTCAGCTAGGGTTTTAGAAGGTTTATTTTATAAGGGTGTAGTTGCTGTAGAGGCTGATAGCGATTCGACTTTCTACCAACGAGTATCAAGAGCTGTAAGACCCTCAGATGAAATTCATTACACCCATGCGCATAATAAACAAACCGTGCATAAAATATTGGAACCATACGAAAAACTTGGGATTAATTTTGTCGCAATAATCGATTTTGATATATTAAGGGTGAAGGACGAATTCAAGACCTTGCTTAATAAGGTGCGGGTTCCGGACGATGAGATAAAAACTTTACTTGAAATTCAAGCTGACATTGTAAAAGAAGTTGAGTCTTTGGATAAAAGTGAGCAATTAAAGAATATTGCTGCAAGTCTTAAGAAATTGAAGGAAATTTGTCTAACAGAGGACAGTCAAAAAGAGCCAGAAAAGGCTATTTTGAAAATCAGGAGCGATTTAAAAAAAATTAGAGATAATGCTTCACCATGGAGCAAGTACAAGGCGAAAGGATATTCAGCCCTAACATCCGGCTTGATAATTAAATATGAAAAATTAAACACTATATGTCGTAAATATGGTTTATTCATAGTACCCGTTGGGGAACTCGAATCCTGGCTAATACCTTATGGTGTCCAAAGAACTTCAAATAAAGCCAAGTGGATCGTAGATGCATTAGAAAAACTACCTTCAATTATTCCACAGGAAAATGAAGATCTCTTTAAATTTATAATCGAAGTGCATGATTATTTAATTAATGAAGATTAA
- a CDS encoding transposase yields the protein MPRVARIVAKDYPYHVTQRGNYQQTVFESAGDYRQYLEWLKEYSEKYSLDIWAYCLMPNHVHFVCVPRNDDSLARTFNTLHMRYSQYYNRKRKVTGHLWQGRFFSCILDERHLFAAIRYVENNPVRKGIVPEPEDYKWSSTQGHCGIVSDEILSDSCYLCGEINNWFQYLKESGPQEVIKTLRKNVMSGRPCGGEEFIKSIEKIVGKPLRVLPRGRPKKR from the coding sequence ATGCCACGAGTAGCACGCATTGTTGCCAAAGACTATCCATACCATGTAACCCAGAGGGGTAATTACCAGCAGACTGTTTTTGAATCTGCAGGAGATTACCGACAGTACCTCGAATGGCTTAAAGAGTATTCCGAAAAATATTCACTGGATATCTGGGCGTATTGCTTGATGCCCAATCACGTACATTTTGTTTGCGTTCCACGAAATGACGATTCTCTGGCCCGAACTTTTAACACTCTCCATATGCGATATTCCCAGTATTACAATAGAAAAAGAAAAGTAACTGGCCATCTATGGCAAGGCCGATTTTTCTCATGTATTCTTGATGAACGACACCTGTTTGCTGCAATTCGGTATGTGGAAAACAATCCGGTACGTAAGGGGATAGTTCCGGAACCGGAAGACTATAAATGGTCAAGCACACAGGGTCATTGTGGCATTGTGTCAGATGAGATTCTATCGGACTCGTGTTATCTATGTGGTGAGATTAATAATTGGTTCCAGTATTTAAAGGAAAGTGGGCCACAGGAAGTCATAAAAACATTGAGGAAGAACGTAATGTCTGGAAGACCCTGCGGTGGAGAGGAATTTATAAAAAGCATTGAAAAAATAGTGGGAAAGCCTCTCAGGGTCTTACCGCGGGGGAGACCAAAAAAGCGATAA
- a CDS encoding NAD(P)/FAD-dependent oxidoreductase, translating into MTRDKFDITIIGAGVIGLAIAEELSTKHRNILLVEKNTSYGQETSSRHSEVIHAGIYYPAGFLKATLCREGNHLLYETCRNRNIPHKMLGKLIVATNNPPCPPFKKGGIIVSPTLTKKDDFITPPFKKGGDFVSPTLTKEDNFTSPPFSKEDNLISPPFSKGGQGGFSEEINELWKIKERAEQNGVDNLSFLSQNQIHKLEPEVRATTALFSPSTGIIDSHSLMRSFYINAESNDVTIAFRSEVTAIHVDNNSYDLEINNGEYRFQTRILINSAGLHSDRIAKLAGIDIDKEGYRLKYCKGNYFSASPAPKLKHLVYPAPTDNYEGLGIHATLDLNSRVKFGPDTEYVDNLEYTVDEDKKVPFYQSIRRYLPGIKMESLNPEMSGIRPKLQGPGEPYRDFVIKEERDLGYSGLINLIGIESPGLTSCIPIARHVSSLVEACL; encoded by the coding sequence ATGACCCGTGACAAATTCGACATAACCATAATCGGCGCCGGTGTGATCGGCCTTGCCATAGCGGAAGAACTCTCCACAAAACACAGAAACATATTGCTGGTTGAAAAGAACACCTCCTACGGACAGGAAACGAGCAGCCGTCACAGTGAGGTTATCCACGCGGGCATCTACTATCCTGCCGGTTTTTTGAAAGCGACGTTATGCAGAGAGGGAAACCATCTTCTCTATGAAACCTGCAGGAACCGTAACATCCCCCACAAGATGCTGGGGAAACTCATCGTAGCTACAAATAATCCCCCCTGCCCCCCCTTTAAGAAAGGGGGGATTATTGTGTCCCCCACATTAACTAAAAAGGATGATTTTATCACACCCCCCTTTAAAAAAGGGGGGGATTTTGTGTCTCCCACCTTAACTAAAGAGGATAATTTTACCTCACCCCCCTTTTCTAAAGAGGACAATCTTATCTCACCCCCCTTTTCTAAAGGGGGGCAGGGGGGATTTTCAGAAGAAATCAATGAATTATGGAAAATAAAAGAACGGGCGGAACAGAACGGCGTTGACAATCTTTCATTTCTCTCCCAAAATCAAATCCACAAACTTGAGCCGGAAGTCAGGGCAACAACCGCCCTCTTCTCCCCTTCTACGGGTATCATTGACTCTCACTCTCTGATGCGGTCTTTTTATATAAATGCCGAGTCAAACGATGTCACCATTGCTTTCCGTTCAGAAGTAACGGCGATTCACGTTGACAACAACAGCTATGATTTGGAAATCAACAACGGCGAGTACAGGTTCCAGACAAGGATACTGATCAACAGTGCGGGCCTCCATTCAGACAGGATCGCCAAACTTGCCGGAATCGACATCGACAAAGAAGGGTATCGTTTGAAATACTGTAAGGGAAATTACTTCTCGGCATCCCCTGCCCCGAAATTGAAACACCTGGTCTACCCTGCCCCCACAGATAATTACGAAGGCCTCGGAATTCACGCCACCCTCGATCTCAATAGTCGGGTCAAATTCGGCCCTGATACCGAGTATGTAGACAATCTGGAATATACCGTTGATGAAGACAAAAAAGTGCCGTTTTATCAGTCTATCAGAAGGTATTTACCGGGAATAAAAATGGAATCACTCAATCCTGAAATGAGTGGGATTCGACCAAAACTCCAGGGACCGGGCGAACCATACAGGGACTTTGTAATCAAGGAAGAACGTGATCTGGGATATTCCGGCCTGATTAACCTGATCGGGATAGAATCCCCCGGCCTCACATCTTGCATTCCGATAGCACGGCACGTCTCTTCGCTGGTGGAGGCATGCTTATAG